One genomic segment of Candidatus Kryptonium sp. includes these proteins:
- the gap gene encoding type I glyceraldehyde-3-phosphate dehydrogenase, whose protein sequence is MTVRVAINGFGRIGRLVFRAAVQNNVDALEFVAINDITDTKTLAHLLKYDSIHRRFPGTVEYTDSELIVNGKKIKVLAVKDPSQLPWKDLGVDIVIESTGVFTKKADAEKHIQAGAKKVIITAPADGVEKTIVIGVNDHILTPDDTIVSNASCTTNCLAPMVKVLHDNFKVRKGLMTTVHAYTNDQRVLDLPHKDLRRARAAGMSIIPTTTGAAKSVGKVIPDLNGKLHGFALRVPVPDGSVTDFVAELDREVTVEEVNKAFKEASETYLKGILEYTEDEIVSSDIIGNPHSCIFDAKSTMVMGGNLVKVIGWYDNEWGYSVRVVDLALKMASMMRD, encoded by the coding sequence ATGACAGTCAGAGTCGCAATCAATGGATTTGGAAGAATTGGACGACTTGTATTCAGAGCTGCAGTCCAGAATAATGTAGATGCTCTTGAGTTCGTCGCAATAAACGATATTACAGACACAAAAACTCTTGCGCACCTTTTAAAATATGACTCAATTCATCGTCGTTTTCCTGGAACCGTTGAGTATACCGATAGCGAGTTAATTGTGAATGGCAAAAAAATTAAGGTTCTCGCCGTTAAAGATCCAAGCCAATTGCCTTGGAAAGATTTGGGGGTTGATATTGTAATTGAATCAACAGGAGTTTTTACCAAGAAAGCTGATGCTGAAAAACACATTCAAGCTGGAGCGAAAAAAGTCATAATCACAGCACCTGCAGATGGAGTGGAGAAAACGATCGTCATTGGAGTAAATGATCACATTTTAACTCCTGATGATACGATCGTTTCAAACGCGTCCTGCACAACGAATTGCCTTGCTCCAATGGTTAAGGTTTTGCACGATAATTTCAAGGTTAGAAAAGGTTTAATGACGACGGTTCATGCTTATACAAATGATCAACGAGTTCTTGACCTACCACACAAAGATTTAAGAAGGGCAAGAGCAGCGGGGATGTCAATAATTCCGACGACAACAGGTGCTGCTAAATCAGTTGGCAAGGTTATTCCAGATTTAAATGGGAAACTTCATGGCTTTGCCCTTCGCGTGCCAGTTCCAGATGGCTCCGTTACCGATTTCGTAGCTGAACTTGATAGGGAAGTCACAGTTGAAGAAGTAAATAAAGCATTTAAAGAAGCAAGCGAGACATATTTGAAAGGAATTCTTGAATACACAGAAGATGAGATCGTTTCAAGCGATATAATTGGAAATCCGCACTCCTGTATTTTTGATGCTAAATCAACAATGGTCATGGGCGGAAATCTTGTTAAAGTCATCGGATGGTATGATAATGAGTGGGGTTATTCTGTCAGGGTCGTTGATCTTGCGTTGAAGATGGCTAGCATGATGAGAGATTAA